Proteins encoded in a region of the Sphingomonas sp. OV641 genome:
- a CDS encoding ABC transporter permease — protein MRNAWRLAVRDLRAGGRGLWLLLVCLFLGTAALAGIGSLSASITTALDTQSRRLLGGDLELRVSQRRPTVEESAVFAGFGRTSESVSVNTMAQTRSAGASTLINLRAVDQAWPLIGRLELRPGALAMRPRGRSVAIAPALADRLNLKVGDQVRIGAAWMRVIGVIAAEPDTLGFSFGPTALVDMNGLDATQVIQPGSLYQSRTRLLLHPGLDAGKTGEAVVRRFPSAGWSARTPQDAAGNVKRSIDQLGQFLLLVGLAALAIAGIGIGSGVSAYLERKGRMIATLKVLGARSATIAAVFLLQIGLVAGLGVAAGLAVGAAIPWIVGTLAGSALPIPPELALYPAPLLVAAGLSLLVALLFSLPALARARAVPAASLLRDAVSAARRPTPAVLLAMAFILAALIALAVLTASDRAIAFGFVAATGLFVLLLWLLGVALRWLLARVPRPRRPLVRLALANLHRPGAQTDRLVVALGLGFSLFVALAAINTSLTNELASTAPAKAPRFFAIDVQPEDEQTFRAAVNRGAPSATIEAVPSLRGSIVAIKGQRVADMKTLPEGAWILRGDRTITWSATVPPRNDVVDGQWWPSNYRGPPLISLEDRAAELLGLKVGDAVTVAVLGVEIPARIAALRKVDWQGLGLNFALIFSPGYIEEAPHSLLASVYAPPARDGAVATAVANALPSVTMLRTGDVIGQVSELLGRIALAIRAAAAVTVAAGIVVLIGAVTASGQARRYDTVVLKLLGGSRRQLLAGQAIEYGLLALLLAVVALLLGTAAGWYVVTYVLELHWAPDPWTIAGTLGVSIVMTLGVGVASSLPALRATPAAGLRAG, from the coding sequence ATGAGAAACGCCTGGCGATTGGCCGTCCGCGATCTGCGTGCCGGTGGGCGCGGCTTGTGGCTCCTGCTGGTCTGCCTCTTCCTCGGCACGGCGGCGCTCGCGGGGATCGGCAGCCTGTCGGCGTCGATCACGACTGCACTCGACACCCAGAGCCGCCGGTTGCTCGGCGGTGACCTGGAGCTGCGCGTGTCGCAGCGGCGCCCGACTGTCGAGGAGAGCGCAGTGTTCGCCGGCTTTGGTCGAACGTCGGAAAGCGTTTCCGTCAACACCATGGCGCAGACCCGGTCCGCCGGTGCATCGACGTTGATCAATCTGCGCGCTGTGGATCAGGCATGGCCGCTGATCGGTCGACTGGAGCTTCGGCCAGGCGCCCTTGCCATGCGCCCGCGCGGGCGTAGCGTTGCGATTGCCCCCGCACTGGCCGATCGCCTGAACCTCAAGGTCGGGGATCAGGTCCGCATCGGCGCCGCCTGGATGCGGGTCATCGGCGTGATCGCCGCCGAACCCGACACCCTTGGCTTCAGCTTCGGCCCGACCGCGCTGGTCGACATGAACGGCCTTGACGCCACCCAGGTGATCCAGCCCGGCAGCCTTTATCAAAGCCGCACCCGACTTCTGCTCCACCCCGGGCTCGATGCGGGTAAGACCGGCGAGGCGGTCGTGCGGCGCTTTCCCAGCGCCGGGTGGTCCGCCCGCACGCCGCAGGATGCTGCGGGCAATGTGAAGCGCAGCATCGACCAGCTCGGCCAGTTCCTCCTCTTGGTTGGCCTTGCAGCGCTGGCCATCGCCGGCATCGGTATCGGCAGCGGCGTCAGCGCATATCTCGAGCGCAAGGGACGGATGATTGCCACGCTGAAGGTGCTGGGTGCACGCTCCGCCACCATCGCCGCCGTGTTCCTGCTTCAGATCGGCCTAGTCGCTGGCCTAGGAGTGGCGGCAGGGCTCGCCGTGGGCGCAGCAATCCCGTGGATCGTCGGCACGCTTGCAGGCAGCGCGCTTCCGATCCCGCCGGAACTCGCCCTCTACCCCGCCCCCCTGCTCGTAGCGGCCGGCCTGAGCCTGCTCGTCGCACTTCTCTTCTCGCTGCCGGCGCTCGCCCGCGCCCGCGCCGTACCCGCGGCAAGCCTGCTGCGGGATGCGGTCTCGGCGGCCCGTCGCCCCACGCCCGCGGTGCTGCTCGCCATGGCTTTCATCCTTGCCGCATTGATCGCACTGGCGGTCCTTACTGCCAGCGATCGTGCCATCGCATTTGGCTTCGTCGCGGCGACCGGATTGTTCGTCCTGCTGCTGTGGCTGCTTGGCGTCGCCTTACGCTGGCTGCTCGCGCGCGTCCCCCGCCCGCGCCGGCCGCTTGTGCGTCTGGCGCTCGCAAATCTCCATCGTCCGGGTGCCCAGACGGATCGGCTGGTGGTCGCGCTGGGTCTCGGCTTTTCCCTCTTCGTGGCGCTTGCCGCGATCAACACCAGCCTTACGAACGAACTGGCCAGCACGGCGCCTGCCAAGGCGCCGCGTTTCTTTGCCATCGATGTCCAGCCCGAAGACGAGCAAACCTTCCGCGCCGCCGTGAACCGAGGCGCGCCGAGCGCCACGATCGAGGCTGTGCCCTCGCTGCGTGGTTCGATAGTCGCGATCAAGGGGCAACGGGTGGCCGACATGAAGACGCTGCCCGAAGGCGCCTGGATCCTGAGAGGCGACCGGACGATTACTTGGTCCGCCACGGTGCCGCCGCGCAACGACGTGGTGGACGGACAATGGTGGCCGTCCAACTACCGGGGGCCACCACTGATCTCGCTGGAGGATCGCGCGGCGGAACTCCTTGGCTTGAAGGTCGGCGATGCCGTCACCGTTGCGGTGCTGGGTGTCGAAATACCGGCGCGGATCGCCGCGCTACGCAAGGTCGACTGGCAGGGGCTCGGGCTCAACTTCGCGCTGATCTTCTCTCCAGGCTATATCGAGGAAGCGCCACACAGCCTGCTTGCCAGCGTCTATGCGCCCCCCGCCCGCGATGGCGCGGTCGCCACGGCTGTTGCCAACGCCCTACCCTCCGTCACCATGCTCCGCACCGGTGACGTCATCGGCCAGGTCAGCGAATTGCTGGGGCGCATCGCACTGGCGATCCGCGCCGCCGCTGCCGTGACGGTGGCGGCCGGCATCGTGGTGCTCATCGGCGCGGTGACGGCGTCCGGTCAGGCGCGGCGCTATGACACGGTCGTTTTGAAGCTGCTCGGCGGCAGTCGGCGTCAGCTCCTTGCCGGTCAGGCGATCGAATACGGCTTGCTGGCGCTGCTTCTTGCCGTAGTTGCGCTGCTGCTCGGCACGGCTGCGGGTTGGTATGTCGTCACTTATGTTCTGGAACTTCATTGGGCGCCGGACCCGTGGACGATCGCTGGCACCCTCGGCGTATCGATCGTCATGACCCTTGGCGTGGGGGTGGCAAGCAGCCTTCCCGCCTTGCGCGCCACACCGGCTGCCGGTCTGCGCGCTGGTTGA
- a CDS encoding ABC transporter ATP-binding protein — protein sequence MTASAFSSPAPARAAGDSIVIEARNLTLALGRPPARTEILRGIDLIVHAGDSVALLGPSGSGKSSLMAVLSGMERPTGGSVHVAGLDFDRLNEDQLAVARRGRIGIILQAFHLLPTMTALENVAVPLELAGRPDAFATAEAELEAVGLGHRLTHYPAQLSGGEQQRVAIARALAPRPPLLFADEPTGNLDGTTGAAIMDLLFRRHADTGATLFVITHDPNLADRCDRVISLADGRIVRDGRAA from the coding sequence GTGACAGCATCCGCTTTTTCCTCGCCAGCCCCCGCCCGCGCCGCTGGCGATAGCATCGTCATCGAGGCACGCAATCTGACGCTGGCGCTTGGTCGCCCGCCTGCCCGGACGGAAATTCTCCGCGGCATAGATCTGATCGTGCATGCGGGAGACAGCGTAGCGCTGCTCGGCCCTTCGGGCTCAGGTAAATCCTCGCTGATGGCGGTGTTGTCGGGCATGGAGCGGCCGACGGGCGGAAGCGTACACGTCGCGGGCCTCGACTTCGATCGGCTGAACGAGGATCAACTTGCGGTAGCCCGGCGCGGCCGTATCGGCATCATCCTGCAGGCCTTTCACCTGCTGCCCACCATGACTGCGCTCGAGAATGTTGCGGTTCCCCTCGAGCTGGCGGGGCGACCGGATGCCTTTGCCACGGCGGAGGCGGAACTGGAGGCCGTTGGGCTCGGCCATCGCCTGACCCATTATCCCGCGCAGCTTTCCGGCGGTGAGCAGCAGCGCGTCGCGATCGCCCGCGCTCTCGCACCCCGACCGCCGCTACTGTTCGCGGACGAGCCGACCGGCAATCTCGATGGCACCACCGGCGCCGCGATCATGGACCTTCTGTTCAGGCGGCATGCCGACACCGGCGCGACCCTGTTCGTCATCACGCACGATCCGAACCTGGCCGACCGGTGCGACCGGGTAATCTCCCTTGCTGACGGGCGTATCGTCCGGGACGGTCGCGCCGCATGA
- a CDS encoding arylesterase — MAVQLLLAAFLLGGGAATAQTPASRQTPLIWAFGDSLTAGYGLPPAQGFPVRLQAALRRVGIRATVRNGGIAGDTSAQGRARLAWGLRGLGRKPDLVLVELGANDMLRGLPPSATERNLDLILRELKRRDIPVLFVGMRAAPNLGAAYRRSFESLYPRLARRHAVPLYPFFLDGVAGNQALFQADGRHPNARGVEVIVRRILPTVRKALPDR; from the coding sequence GTGGCTGTCCAACTCCTGCTTGCGGCCTTCTTGCTGGGCGGAGGTGCCGCCACCGCGCAGACGCCCGCGAGCCGGCAGACGCCGCTGATCTGGGCATTCGGCGACAGTCTGACGGCCGGCTATGGCCTGCCGCCAGCGCAGGGTTTTCCCGTGCGATTGCAGGCGGCGCTACGCCGGGTCGGCATTCGCGCCACCGTGCGTAATGGCGGGATCGCGGGTGACACGTCCGCGCAGGGACGCGCCCGTCTCGCCTGGGGCCTTCGCGGGCTGGGGCGCAAGCCGGACCTCGTTCTTGTGGAGCTCGGCGCCAACGATATGCTGCGAGGCCTGCCGCCAAGCGCGACGGAGAGGAACCTCGATCTGATCCTGCGTGAGTTGAAGCGTCGCGACATACCGGTGCTGTTCGTCGGCATGCGGGCGGCGCCGAATTTGGGTGCAGCATATCGTCGCAGTTTCGAAAGCCTGTATCCGCGACTGGCGCGACGGCATGCTGTGCCGCTCTACCCGTTCTTTCTTGATGGAGTCGCGGGCAATCAGGCGTTGTTCCAGGCCGACGGCCGGCACCCCAATGCCCGCGGGGTCGAAGTGATCGTCAGGCGCATCCTTCCGACCGTTCGCAAGGCCTTGCCCGACAGGTGA
- a CDS encoding DUF3861 domain-containing protein produces the protein MAHHYRVTVEALDEQNTAGPLVFETSNHDELFAIVERVRSKAIVPDDEAASFAIGLKLFTETVLRHRKHPLFAELQPAIGSFMKALKSTPTT, from the coding sequence ATGGCACATCACTATCGCGTCACGGTCGAAGCGCTCGACGAACAGAATACGGCGGGACCGCTCGTGTTCGAAACCAGCAATCACGATGAACTCTTTGCCATCGTGGAGCGGGTCCGCAGCAAGGCCATCGTTCCCGATGATGAAGCGGCAAGCTTCGCCATCGGGCTGAAGCTTTTCACTGAGACCGTGCTGCGGCATCGCAAGCATCCGCTGTTCGCTGAGCTGCAACCTGCCATCGGCAGCTTCATGAAGGCACTGAAGTCCACGCCCACGACTTAA
- a CDS encoding PAS domain-containing protein: MADRIRERDWSSSPLGPREQWPLELTTALGLILESAFPQYLVWGDDLLSFFNDAYMGVLGKKPDALGRSFAEVWPEVWDELAPIVHDAMAGQATFQENRLLILDRGAGLEETWWTFSYSPVRGAGDRICGVLCTVWETTRLILAERQAVQQADEFRRFSALVPELLWVTRTPHEVNWANQRMIEFLGVDPTTIGVDWPSLVHPDDVEPIRLRFEKALATRTTMESRHRLRRADGSFRWVLVRSQPVIGPDDEIEGWYSAATDIHDWHIAAESMHFKEELFDTFARSSRKVLWIVDVASQRIEYLGGDSAHIWGEQSAPQIRSRGDWLRSVHPEDRDRQEDFLPRLQNGELIQEEYRVIGHEGRIRKVRETLFPVPDSDGAIRRAGGIAEAVDAPELPHVYLVVTEPAAARSLASHFWRRGFKPRTFAGVDEFLKIAPALQSGCVLLGDPGGAGSVGRVLGAFGLRRHAFPTIVLTPRHSDAEEVRVLMKMGAFDVLPVGGESEERLLNTVREALHNVDPVQAEPPARSARERLVALSPREREVLDRLVAGLSSKLIAKELMLSPRTVEVHRANIKDKLHVATISEAMALAAAAKASAAMSTSMVNRR; the protein is encoded by the coding sequence ATGGCGGATCGTATTCGGGAGCGGGATTGGTCCTCGAGTCCGCTCGGTCCTCGTGAACAGTGGCCGCTGGAGCTTACCACGGCCCTTGGTCTGATTCTCGAATCCGCTTTCCCGCAATATCTTGTCTGGGGAGATGACCTGCTCAGCTTCTTCAACGATGCCTATATGGGCGTGCTGGGGAAGAAGCCCGACGCGCTTGGCCGATCGTTCGCCGAGGTATGGCCTGAGGTTTGGGACGAGCTCGCCCCCATCGTGCATGACGCCATGGCGGGGCAGGCGACATTTCAGGAAAACAGGCTGCTGATCCTGGATCGGGGCGCCGGGCTGGAGGAAACGTGGTGGACGTTCTCTTACTCTCCCGTGCGCGGCGCGGGAGACCGGATCTGCGGTGTCCTATGCACGGTGTGGGAAACGACCAGGCTGATCCTGGCGGAGCGGCAGGCGGTGCAGCAGGCAGACGAGTTCCGGCGCTTCAGCGCGCTTGTTCCCGAGCTGCTGTGGGTGACCAGGACACCTCACGAGGTCAACTGGGCCAATCAGCGGATGATCGAGTTTCTGGGCGTCGATCCGACCACGATCGGGGTCGACTGGCCATCACTGGTGCACCCCGACGACGTTGAGCCGATCCGCCTGCGGTTCGAGAAAGCACTTGCCACGCGCACGACGATGGAAAGTCGGCACCGGCTGCGCCGTGCAGACGGCAGCTTCCGCTGGGTGCTGGTCCGTTCGCAGCCCGTCATTGGTCCGGATGACGAGATTGAAGGTTGGTACAGTGCTGCCACCGATATTCACGATTGGCATATCGCGGCCGAATCGATGCACTTCAAAGAGGAGCTGTTCGACACATTCGCGCGATCATCTCGTAAAGTGTTGTGGATCGTCGACGTCGCAAGCCAGCGCATAGAATATCTGGGGGGCGACAGCGCGCACATCTGGGGGGAGCAGAGCGCCCCGCAAATTCGATCAAGGGGCGATTGGCTGCGAAGCGTCCATCCAGAGGATCGCGATCGGCAGGAAGACTTCCTGCCGCGGCTGCAGAATGGTGAGCTGATCCAGGAAGAATATCGGGTGATCGGCCACGAAGGGCGCATCCGGAAGGTGCGCGAGACCCTGTTTCCCGTACCCGACAGCGACGGCGCCATCCGCCGTGCCGGTGGCATCGCCGAGGCCGTCGACGCGCCCGAGCTGCCGCATGTGTATTTGGTGGTGACTGAACCTGCGGCGGCGCGCAGCCTGGCGAGCCACTTCTGGCGACGTGGCTTCAAGCCACGTACATTCGCCGGTGTTGATGAATTCCTGAAGATTGCTCCAGCGCTCCAGTCGGGCTGCGTTCTCCTGGGTGACCCCGGCGGGGCAGGCAGCGTGGGCCGCGTGCTGGGCGCGTTCGGGCTTCGGCGTCACGCCTTTCCCACGATCGTTCTCACCCCGCGGCACAGCGATGCTGAGGAGGTTCGCGTGCTGATGAAGATGGGGGCCTTTGACGTCCTTCCCGTGGGGGGCGAGTCAGAGGAGCGGCTTCTGAACACCGTGCGTGAGGCGCTCCATAACGTCGATCCGGTTCAGGCCGAGCCGCCGGCCCGCTCTGCGCGCGAGCGGCTGGTCGCGCTGTCGCCTCGCGAGCGGGAGGTTCTGGATCGCCTTGTCGCGGGGCTAAGCAGCAAGCTGATCGCCAAGGAGCTCATGCTCAGCCCGCGTACCGTTGAAGTGCATCGCGCCAACATCAAGGACAAGCTCCACGTGGCCACGATCTCCGAAGCCATGGCGCTGGCCGCTGCGGCCAAGGCATCCGCCGCGATGTCCACATCCATGGTTAATAGGAGGTAA
- a CDS encoding BapA/Bap/LapF family large adhesin, with translation MASDGTSVLVNVGNFSDTFEFTVASGTTTDATFTVTAGGLVGVLNNPTAVLEVNTGAGWVRLGDASTGGLLDLLGAARGFTVTAEDLQAGDYRLTYGGGGTLGVGTEINLTAELADASLTEFELVSAAPVTGNIFAASEAGPADERGTGNAAVLQVLNEEGIYVAVPPGTQVLGEYGTLVINPDGSFTYTPSGAVESIGLVDSFQYQLIGPDGASQATLNIRLDSPDADIVWDQTDLGADGTTVVATDDTDQASVLLAPRVETTTVNNAIDYTSIAALGGSDTYRFNVAADTTADLTLNVTSNSLLNLLGQTNFTLQQYINNRWVALTGSSGGSLIELAGLTGGGIQAQAEDLGPGSYRVVVSTGGLGVLTDIDGVAIIERTYLNEFVPSDVVLATGNVVDGGPGADILGSDSTVLRIERQDGVFVAPGYGGVSITGDYGVLTIQANGDYVYRPFLNAASLGQTDRFTYELIHPNSDRVEAELAIDIVAPTSGGSLAAISTGDEAPAEATVATLHADVVALDGLVGADVSIDDGLHAQMGRHGNGAAELTAEPMTADATLLDLHGDTVVLAGLDDPQGAFDSEDLGSIGSYDDAVSLPAFEDVLEIEPQDDLPSDPSSPAGAATVDHPDQSAEAIEIEAAVLIDNPLHDPWTNAVSHV, from the coding sequence GTGGCTAGTGACGGCACCTCGGTGCTGGTGAACGTCGGCAATTTTTCCGACACGTTCGAGTTCACCGTCGCCTCGGGAACAACGACTGACGCGACGTTCACGGTGACCGCTGGTGGGCTGGTGGGCGTGCTGAACAACCCAACGGCCGTGCTCGAAGTGAACACTGGCGCCGGATGGGTGCGCCTGGGCGATGCTTCCACCGGAGGGCTGCTGGATCTGCTGGGCGCGGCCAGGGGCTTCACGGTGACGGCCGAGGACCTGCAGGCCGGCGACTACCGCCTCACTTATGGCGGTGGCGGTACGCTGGGCGTGGGAACGGAAATCAACCTGACGGCGGAGCTAGCCGACGCCAGCCTGACCGAGTTCGAGCTGGTGAGCGCTGCGCCAGTGACCGGCAATATATTCGCCGCGTCTGAAGCGGGGCCTGCCGACGAACGTGGCACGGGCAATGCTGCCGTGCTGCAGGTGCTCAATGAAGAAGGGATCTACGTCGCGGTTCCGCCCGGCACCCAGGTTCTGGGTGAGTATGGAACGCTAGTCATCAATCCGGACGGCAGCTTCACCTATACGCCCAGTGGGGCGGTGGAGAGCATCGGACTGGTGGACAGCTTCCAATATCAGCTGATCGGCCCGGACGGCGCATCGCAGGCGACGCTCAACATACGCCTCGATAGTCCGGATGCCGACATCGTCTGGGATCAAACCGATCTCGGCGCGGATGGGACCACTGTTGTCGCGACCGACGACACGGACCAGGCATCCGTGCTGCTGGCGCCGAGAGTCGAGACGACCACCGTAAACAACGCGATCGACTATACCAGTATCGCCGCATTGGGAGGATCGGACACTTATCGCTTCAATGTTGCCGCCGACACCACCGCGGACCTTACGCTGAACGTAACTTCCAACTCGCTGCTCAATCTTCTGGGTCAGACGAACTTCACGCTCCAGCAGTACATCAACAATCGGTGGGTCGCGTTGACGGGCAGCAGCGGCGGGTCCCTGATCGAGCTGGCCGGGCTTACCGGTGGCGGCATCCAGGCTCAGGCCGAGGATCTCGGGCCAGGAAGCTACCGCGTGGTGGTTTCAACCGGCGGTCTGGGCGTGCTGACCGATATCGATGGCGTCGCCATCATCGAGAGAACCTACCTCAACGAGTTCGTCCCGAGCGATGTGGTGCTGGCGACCGGGAACGTCGTCGACGGTGGGCCCGGTGCCGACATTCTGGGATCCGACTCGACGGTCTTGCGTATCGAGCGGCAGGATGGCGTGTTCGTGGCACCGGGTTACGGCGGAGTATCGATCACCGGCGACTATGGCGTGCTCACCATCCAGGCGAACGGCGACTATGTCTATCGACCGTTCCTGAACGCTGCATCGCTGGGGCAGACGGATCGCTTCACTTACGAACTGATCCATCCCAACAGCGATCGGGTTGAGGCCGAGCTGGCGATCGATATCGTCGCGCCGACCAGTGGTGGCTCGCTTGCGGCAATCTCGACAGGGGATGAGGCCCCAGCGGAGGCGACCGTGGCGACGCTGCATGCCGATGTTGTGGCTCTGGACGGGCTGGTCGGGGCGGACGTCTCGATCGACGACGGGCTGCATGCGCAAATGGGCCGCCATGGTAACGGCGCTGCAGAGCTAACTGCCGAGCCTATGACGGCCGATGCGACATTGTTGGATCTGCATGGCGACACGGTGGTGCTGGCGGGGCTGGACGATCCGCAGGGTGCCTTCGACAGCGAAGACCTGGGGTCGATCGGGTCGTACGACGACGCGGTCAGCCTGCCAGCGTTCGAGGACGTGTTGGAGATTGAGCCGCAGGATGATCTGCCGAGCGATCCATCGTCGCCGGCAGGCGCTGCAACAGTCGATCATCCCGATCAGTCTGCCGAAGCCATCGAGATCGAGGCGGCCGTCCTGATCGACAATCCCTTACACGACCCGTGGACGAATGCCGTCTCACACGTCTGA